Proteins co-encoded in one Microbacterium hydrocarbonoxydans genomic window:
- a CDS encoding MFS transporter, translating to MTITAPTPVATASARRSRFGFALAVAAQIAMMVGASAPSPFYPVLAAEIGFDSIVISAVFAVYAIALLLALLSAGSLSDHIGRRPVAISGFLLLAASMVLFWHADTVATLVLARVLQGAASGVLISTLSAAALDLAPKGKARVAALWNALSPGIGLGLGAILAGIVLDVTGEPLLDVFAPLTAIYLVLAGLFLLAPETAPLRAGAWASLRFRLSVPAGVRGDFWRGAPAVIAGWATGGLFLSLGATIVHSELGGVAHSWQGLAVGMLAGVGAITAFLMRHRSPRTSVIFGTSALATGTALSLVALSIGSLPFYLAATAITGMGFGTAFSGVVASLAPRIPPAERADTFAVIYVLAYSAFGVPAVVAGLLVAPLGLDTVCIGYGVVVIVLALIALVLRVRRSQ from the coding sequence ATGACGATCACAGCCCCGACGCCCGTCGCGACCGCATCCGCCCGCCGCTCGCGCTTCGGGTTCGCACTGGCGGTCGCAGCCCAGATCGCGATGATGGTCGGCGCGAGCGCTCCCTCGCCGTTCTACCCCGTGCTCGCGGCCGAGATCGGATTCGACTCGATCGTCATCAGCGCGGTCTTCGCCGTCTATGCGATCGCGCTTCTGCTCGCCCTGCTCAGCGCCGGATCCCTCTCCGACCACATCGGCCGCCGACCGGTGGCGATCTCGGGCTTCCTGCTGCTCGCTGCGAGCATGGTGCTGTTCTGGCATGCCGACACCGTGGCGACCCTCGTGCTCGCGCGGGTGCTGCAGGGCGCGGCGAGTGGGGTGCTGATCTCGACTTTGTCGGCCGCGGCTCTCGACCTCGCACCGAAGGGCAAGGCACGCGTCGCCGCGCTCTGGAACGCCCTCAGCCCCGGAATCGGCCTCGGACTCGGTGCCATCCTGGCCGGCATCGTGCTCGACGTCACCGGCGAGCCGCTGCTCGACGTTTTCGCGCCGTTGACGGCGATCTATCTGGTCCTCGCCGGGCTCTTCCTGCTCGCCCCCGAGACGGCACCGCTGCGTGCGGGGGCGTGGGCGTCGCTGCGGTTCCGCCTCTCGGTGCCGGCCGGCGTGCGCGGCGACTTCTGGCGCGGTGCCCCCGCCGTCATCGCCGGCTGGGCGACAGGCGGCCTGTTCCTCTCACTCGGCGCCACCATCGTGCACAGCGAGCTCGGCGGCGTCGCGCACTCGTGGCAGGGGCTCGCGGTCGGGATGCTCGCCGGCGTCGGCGCGATCACGGCGTTTCTGATGCGCCACCGCAGCCCTCGGACGTCGGTGATCTTCGGCACGTCGGCACTCGCGACCGGAACCGCGCTCTCGCTCGTGGCGCTGAGCATCGGGTCGCTGCCCTTCTATCTCGCCGCGACCGCGATCACGGGCATGGGCTTCGGCACGGCGTTCTCTGGCGTGGTCGCCTCGCTCGCACCGCGGATCCCGCCCGCCGAGCGCGCCGACACGTTCGCCGTGATCTACGTGCTCGCCTACTCGGCCTTCGGCGTACCCGCGGTGGTCGCCGGCCTTCTCGTGGCGCCGCTCGGACTCGACACCGTGTGCATCGGCTACGGAGTAGTGGTCATCGTGCTCGCGCTGATCGCGCTGGTGCTGCGAGTGCGTCGGTCGCAGTAG
- a CDS encoding ArsR family transcriptional regulator: MPGDLPHPDRSEIQLTDVLFALSDPERLAITRQLADGPLDMAECHATDPNLPKSTKSHFMKVLREAGVIRNEPNGRRRMLTLRRDDLDDLFPGLLESVLRP; encoded by the coding sequence ATGCCTGGCGACCTCCCGCATCCGGATCGCTCCGAGATCCAGTTGACCGATGTGCTCTTCGCGCTCAGTGACCCGGAGCGGCTCGCGATCACGCGCCAGCTCGCCGACGGTCCGCTCGACATGGCGGAGTGTCACGCGACGGACCCGAATCTGCCGAAGTCGACCAAATCGCATTTCATGAAGGTGCTGCGCGAGGCGGGCGTGATCCGCAATGAGCCGAATGGCCGCAGGCGGATGCTGACGCTGCGGCGCGATGACCTCGACGATCTGTTCCCGGGGCTGCTGGAGTCGGTGCTGCGGCCGTAG